A stretch of the Psychroserpens sp. Hel_I_66 genome encodes the following:
- a CDS encoding porin family protein — MKRVLIILAFLIASQTVSAQLFTKEKIKNIENFDKQRLSWGFYLGFNSYDYQFQYEEDQPDILVDNTLGFSVGLISNLRINDYFDLRFEPGLFITTRNLQYDPAYFTGLEFNDSDLMREVKSTYVHFPLLLKVSTKRINNIKPFLIGGFSTALNLSSNEENPDDNAAGQFRTKKSVLFYELGFGIDFYNQWFKFTPSIRGVFALNDELVRDEDPNSPWTGNINTMKTRGIFLNFTFQ; from the coding sequence ATGAAGAGAGTACTTATAATTTTAGCCTTTTTGATTGCGTCGCAAACCGTTAGTGCGCAATTATTTACCAAGGAAAAGATAAAAAATATTGAAAACTTTGATAAGCAAAGATTGTCATGGGGATTTTACCTGGGCTTTAATAGCTATGATTATCAATTTCAGTACGAAGAAGATCAACCAGATATTTTAGTTGATAATACCCTGGGCTTTAGTGTAGGCTTAATATCAAATCTTAGAATTAACGATTATTTTGATTTACGTTTTGAACCTGGTTTGTTCATCACGACTAGAAACCTACAATATGATCCAGCCTACTTTACCGGTTTGGAGTTTAATGATTCTGATTTAATGCGTGAGGTCAAATCAACTTATGTACATTTTCCTTTATTGTTAAAAGTGTCCACAAAAAGAATCAATAACATAAAGCCTTTTCTTATAGGCGGTTTTTCTACAGCTCTAAACCTCTCAAGTAATGAAGAAAATCCAGACGATAATGCTGCTGGGCAGTTTAGAACTAAAAAAAGCGTGCTTTTTTATGAGTTAGGTTTTGGGATAGATTTTTACAACCAGTGGTTTAAATTTACACCATCTATTCGAGGTGTTTTTGCACTTAATGACGAGTTGGTGAGAGATGAAGATCCAAATAGCCCATGGACAGGAAATATAAATACTATGAAAACTCGTGGTATTTTCTTGAATTTTACGTTTCAGTAA
- the accD gene encoding acetyl-CoA carboxylase, carboxyltransferase subunit beta — protein MSWFKRKEKGITTSTEEKKDTPKGLWYKSPTGKIIDTEELEKNFYVSPEDGYHVRIGSREYFEILFDDNKFKELDANLTSKDPLKFEDTKKYPDRLKAAQEKTNLKDAVRTAVGKSKGKDLVVACMDFTFIGGSMGSVVGEKIARAAKYSLDKKIPFMIISKSGGARMMEAALSLMQLAKTSVRLAQLADAGIPYISLATDPTTGGTTASFAMLGDINISEPGALIGFAGPRVVKDTTGQDLPEDFQTSEFLLEHGFLDFITQRSKLKDKVNLYIDLITNQPLRA, from the coding sequence ATGTCTTGGTTTAAAAGAAAAGAAAAAGGGATAACAACCTCAACCGAAGAAAAGAAAGACACACCCAAAGGGCTGTGGTACAAATCTCCAACCGGTAAAATAATTGATACAGAAGAACTTGAAAAGAACTTTTATGTAAGTCCAGAAGATGGATACCACGTAAGGATTGGTAGTAGAGAATATTTTGAAATACTATTTGATGACAATAAATTTAAAGAATTAGACGCTAACCTAACGTCTAAAGATCCTTTAAAATTTGAGGACACAAAAAAATATCCAGACCGCTTAAAAGCTGCGCAAGAAAAAACAAACCTAAAGGATGCAGTTCGTACAGCAGTAGGTAAATCTAAAGGAAAGGATTTAGTAGTAGCCTGTATGGATTTTACATTTATTGGAGGTTCTATGGGAAGCGTTGTTGGTGAAAAAATTGCTCGAGCAGCAAAATATTCACTTGACAAAAAAATACCTTTTATGATTATTTCAAAATCTGGAGGCGCTCGTATGATGGAAGCTGCATTATCACTTATGCAATTAGCAAAAACATCGGTGCGTTTAGCACAACTTGCAGACGCAGGAATACCGTATATATCTTTAGCAACAGATCCAACTACAGGAGGCACAACAGCGTCTTTTGCCATGTTAGGTGATATTAATATTAGTGAGCCTGGTGCGTTAATAGGTTTCGCAGGACCAAGGGTTGTTAAGGATACAACAGGTCAAGATTTACCAGAAGATTTCCAAACCTCTGAGTTTTTATTGGAACATGGATTTTTAGATTTCATTACACAGAGAAGCAAACTAAAAGATAAGGTGAATTTATATATAGATTTGATAACGAATCAGCCTTTGAGAGCATAA
- the trkA gene encoding Trk system potassium transporter TrkA, giving the protein MKIIIAGAGEVGFHLAKLLSYESQEITLIDTDKNSLAYASNHLDIRVIKGDVTSISILKDARIDTSELFIAVTSSETTNITACVLAKQLGAKQTIARISNSEFLDQEDGLGFTKFGIDELISPENLAASEIELLLNQYGFNDTYEFEEGKLKMLSLRLSRTASFVGKTVREAAKVFPELHFVPIVIQRFGTQYTIIPRGDTEFKEGDKVVFMTSKGGDAELFELSGKVKAELKNIMILGGSKIGYKTAKDLCQGKYKVKLIESDAEIAFECADDLPNALVINGDGRNVELLEEENISDMDAFISVTGNSETNIMSCLVAKSKGVKKTIALVENMDYYQLSQSIGIDTLINKKLLAANNIFRYIRRGEVLAMTKLTNMNAELLEFEVNSNSKITQNKIKDLDFPRSAIIGGVIRDDVGIIPLGDFKIEIGDKVVVCSLPRAITQVERFFF; this is encoded by the coding sequence ATGAAAATTATTATTGCAGGTGCAGGAGAGGTTGGATTTCATTTAGCTAAACTATTATCATACGAGTCACAAGAGATAACACTAATTGATACTGATAAAAATAGTCTAGCCTATGCCAGTAACCATTTAGATATTAGAGTTATAAAGGGAGATGTAACATCCATTTCTATACTAAAGGATGCAAGAATTGATACTTCGGAATTATTTATAGCAGTAACATCTTCAGAAACTACGAACATTACAGCTTGCGTACTCGCTAAGCAATTGGGAGCAAAGCAAACCATTGCCAGAATCTCAAATTCAGAATTTTTAGATCAAGAAGATGGTCTTGGTTTTACAAAATTTGGAATTGATGAGCTCATTTCCCCTGAAAATCTAGCAGCTTCGGAAATTGAACTATTACTCAACCAATATGGTTTTAATGATACCTATGAGTTTGAAGAAGGTAAATTAAAGATGTTGAGTTTGCGTTTGTCAAGAACAGCAAGTTTTGTAGGTAAAACAGTAAGGGAAGCAGCAAAAGTATTTCCAGAATTACATTTTGTACCTATCGTTATACAGCGTTTTGGGACACAATATACCATTATCCCAAGAGGAGATACCGAATTTAAAGAAGGAGACAAAGTTGTGTTTATGACATCCAAAGGTGGAGATGCGGAGCTCTTCGAACTTTCAGGAAAAGTAAAAGCAGAACTTAAAAACATCATGATTTTAGGCGGTAGTAAAATAGGTTATAAAACCGCAAAAGATCTCTGTCAAGGTAAATACAAAGTGAAACTTATTGAGAGTGATGCAGAAATTGCTTTTGAATGTGCAGACGATCTGCCAAATGCACTCGTTATTAATGGAGACGGTAGAAATGTAGAGCTTCTTGAAGAAGAAAACATTTCAGATATGGATGCTTTTATATCTGTAACAGGAAATTCTGAAACAAATATTATGTCATGCCTTGTTGCGAAATCTAAAGGTGTGAAAAAAACCATAGCACTGGTAGAGAATATGGATTATTATCAACTATCACAATCTATTGGTATTGATACATTGATTAACAAAAAACTACTTGCTGCCAATAATATATTTAGATATATAAGACGAGGAGAAGTTTTAGCAATGACAAAACTTACAAATATGAATGCAGAGTTATTGGAGTTTGAGGTGAATTCAAACTCAAAAATCACTCAAAATAAAATCAAGGATCTTGATTTTCCGCGTTCTGCAATAATAGGAGGTGTCATTAGGGATGATGTAGGCATTATTCCTTTAGGGGATTTTAAAATAGAAATAGGAGATAAGGTCGTGGTTTGCAGTTTGCCTAGAGCAATCACACAAGTAGAACGTTTCTTTTTCTAA
- a CDS encoding TrmH family RNA methyltransferase codes for MLTKNHIKLITSLSQKKFRQQHQLFVVEGIKGVEEFLNSSFELHLLFSTESIFNAETVIISEKELQKISQLKTANTALAVFEIPKKKELLHTGLILALDDVRDPGNLGTIIRLCDWFGIKHLVCSNTTVDCYNSKVVQATMGSLTRVDIQFVDLEAYLRAYKGDIFGTFMDGNTIYKESLPNKGVIVMGNEANGISAEIEQLVTKKISIPRFGALQATESLNVATATAIVLNEFKRD; via the coding sequence ATGCTTACAAAAAACCATATAAAACTAATTACGAGTCTAAGTCAAAAAAAGTTTAGACAACAACATCAATTATTTGTGGTTGAGGGTATAAAGGGTGTTGAGGAGTTCTTAAATTCTAGTTTTGAGTTACATCTCCTGTTTTCTACGGAATCTATTTTTAATGCGGAAACTGTTATTATTTCTGAAAAGGAACTCCAAAAGATAAGTCAGTTAAAGACAGCAAATACTGCGCTTGCGGTTTTTGAAATTCCGAAGAAAAAAGAATTACTTCACACTGGGTTGATATTGGCGTTGGATGACGTTCGCGATCCCGGAAATTTAGGCACAATCATTAGGCTTTGTGATTGGTTTGGAATAAAACATCTTGTCTGTAGCAATACAACCGTAGATTGTTACAACTCAAAAGTGGTGCAGGCTACTATGGGATCATTGACAAGGGTCGATATTCAATTTGTGGATTTAGAGGCGTATTTGAGAGCGTATAAAGGCGATATCTTCGGAACGTTTATGGACGGAAACACGATCTACAAAGAAAGCTTACCAAACAAAGGTGTAATCGTTATGGGTAATGAGGCCAACGGGATTTCGGCAGAAATAGAACAACTGGTCACCAAAAAAATAAGCATCCCAAGATTTGGAGCATTACAAGCTACTGAAAGTTTGAATGTTGCCACTGCTACAGCAATTGTATTAAATGAGTTTAAGAGGGATTGA
- a CDS encoding TrkH family potassium uptake protein — translation MKLNYKIIFHFFGLLCLFNGGFMILSTLISLIYDDGVTLELFGAGLLVLLVGGISMFLTKGHKKELNKRDGYIVVAFGWIVMALTGTIPYLTTGAIPGFTNAFFETMSGYTTTGATILSDIEAVPKGVLFWRSMTHWIGGMGIIVLAIAILPLLGIGGMQLFAAEAPGPNADKLHPRITDTAKRLWLIYFGYTAAETILLQVAGMSFFDAINHSLCTLSTGGFSTKNASVAYWNGQPIIQYIIILFMFLAGTNFVLSYFAFKGKIQKAIFDEEFKLYFKFIALFTIIASLIIYFNADFSISSIDHPMVYGKAEASFRHALFQVISVITTTGFITADYTLWTPFLVVFFFGLMFLGGSAGSTSGGVKVVRHMIMIKNGFLEFKRALHPNAILPVRYNQKAVPGNIVFNILGFFILYMLSFIVGALVFSMFKIDFESAIGLSASSLGNVGPALGNFGPVNNYEALPALGKWWSSFLMLIGRLELFTVLILLTPFFWRNR, via the coding sequence ATGAAGCTCAATTATAAAATCATTTTTCATTTCTTCGGGTTGCTTTGTCTATTTAATGGCGGTTTCATGATCTTATCAACACTAATTAGCCTTATTTATGATGATGGTGTTACTTTAGAGCTATTTGGAGCTGGTCTTCTCGTGCTTTTAGTAGGTGGGATTTCTATGTTTCTTACAAAAGGGCATAAAAAAGAACTTAATAAAAGAGATGGTTACATTGTAGTTGCTTTTGGTTGGATCGTAATGGCCTTGACTGGGACAATACCTTATTTAACCACAGGAGCCATACCAGGATTCACAAATGCTTTTTTTGAAACCATGTCTGGTTATACCACAACTGGAGCCACTATTTTAAGCGATATTGAAGCAGTTCCAAAAGGCGTTTTATTCTGGAGAAGTATGACCCATTGGATTGGTGGAATGGGAATTATCGTTTTAGCCATTGCCATTTTACCATTGTTGGGCATTGGAGGCATGCAGTTATTTGCTGCGGAAGCTCCAGGTCCCAATGCAGATAAACTTCATCCTAGAATTACAGATACCGCTAAACGTTTATGGTTAATTTATTTTGGTTATACAGCAGCTGAAACTATTTTGCTTCAAGTTGCAGGAATGAGCTTTTTTGATGCTATAAACCACTCATTATGTACCCTCTCTACTGGCGGATTTTCAACCAAAAACGCAAGTGTTGCCTATTGGAATGGGCAACCTATAATTCAATATATTATTATATTATTTATGTTTTTAGCAGGTACAAACTTTGTATTGAGCTATTTTGCATTTAAGGGGAAAATTCAAAAAGCAATATTTGACGAAGAGTTTAAATTGTACTTCAAATTCATAGCTTTGTTTACAATCATAGCGTCATTGATTATATATTTTAATGCAGATTTTTCAATATCTTCTATTGATCATCCAATGGTTTATGGAAAAGCCGAAGCTTCTTTTAGGCACGCCTTGTTTCAAGTAATTTCGGTTATCACCACAACTGGTTTTATTACTGCAGATTATACTTTATGGACACCGTTTTTGGTGGTTTTCTTTTTCGGTTTGATGTTTTTGGGAGGTTCCGCAGGAAGCACTTCTGGAGGTGTTAAAGTCGTACGCCATATGATTATGATAAAAAATGGCTTTCTAGAATTTAAGCGCGCATTGCATCCTAACGCGATTCTGCCAGTGCGATACAATCAAAAAGCGGTACCAGGAAATATTGTATTTAATATTCTTGGCTTTTTTATTTTATACATGTTATCCTTTATTGTTGGTGCTTTAGTGTTTTCTATGTTTAAAATAGATTTTGAATCTGCAATTGGTCTATCCGCCTCAAGTTTAGGAAATGTTGGACCAGCGTTGGGCAATTTCGGACCCGTAAATAATTATGAAGCATTGCCAGCTTTGGGTAAATGGTGGTCATCCTTTTTGATGCTTATAGGTCGATTAGAACTCTTCACTGTTTTAATATTATTGACACCCTTTTTCTGGAGAAATCGTTAA
- the fbaA gene encoding class II fructose-bisphosphate aldolase — MAHNIKPGVATGKEVQAIFKLAKKKGFALPAVNVIGSNTINGVLETAKALNAPVIIQFSNGGAQFNAGKGLSNEDQKAAIAGSIAGAKHVHLMAEAYGVPVILHTDHCAKKLLPWIDGLLDASEQHYKETGKSLYSSHMIDLSEEPIEENIEICKTYLERMSKMGMTLEIELGITGGEEDGVDNSDVDESKLYTQPEEVAYAYEELSKISDQFTIAAAFGNVHGVYKPGNVKLTPKILKNSQEFLSKKHNLPHNHIDFVFHGGSGSTEEEIQEAIGYGVIKMNIDTDMQYAFMSGVRDYMGEKVDYLKTQLGSPDGPASPNKKYYDPRVWLRKGEDAFVERLKKAFEDLNNVNTL, encoded by the coding sequence ATGGCTCACAACATAAAACCAGGAGTTGCTACAGGAAAAGAAGTTCAAGCAATATTTAAACTCGCAAAAAAAAAAGGATTTGCTTTACCAGCAGTAAACGTTATTGGCTCTAACACCATAAACGGAGTTTTAGAAACCGCAAAAGCATTAAATGCTCCGGTAATCATTCAATTTTCAAATGGAGGCGCGCAATTCAATGCAGGAAAAGGACTAAGCAATGAAGACCAAAAAGCAGCTATCGCAGGTTCAATTGCAGGTGCAAAACATGTTCACCTCATGGCAGAAGCTTATGGAGTACCAGTTATTTTACATACAGACCATTGCGCAAAAAAATTATTGCCCTGGATTGACGGTTTGCTAGATGCAAGTGAACAACATTATAAAGAAACTGGTAAGTCTCTTTACAGTTCCCACATGATAGATCTTTCCGAAGAACCAATTGAAGAAAATATAGAAATCTGTAAAACATACCTTGAGCGCATGAGCAAAATGGGCATGACTCTAGAAATAGAATTAGGGATTACAGGTGGTGAAGAAGATGGTGTAGACAATAGTGATGTTGATGAATCTAAATTATACACACAACCAGAAGAAGTTGCATATGCTTACGAAGAGCTTAGCAAAATAAGTGACCAATTTACAATCGCTGCAGCTTTTGGTAACGTGCACGGTGTTTACAAACCGGGAAATGTAAAATTAACACCAAAAATCTTAAAGAACTCTCAAGAGTTTTTATCGAAAAAACACAACTTACCGCACAACCATATTGATTTTGTATTTCACGGTGGATCTGGTTCAACCGAAGAAGAAATTCAAGAAGCTATTGGCTATGGTGTCATAAAAATGAATATCGATACCGATATGCAATACGCTTTCATGAGCGGTGTTCGTGATTATATGGGAGAAAAAGTAGACTATTTAAAAACACAATTAGGCTCTCCAGACGGTCCAGCATCACCAAACAAAAAATATTACGATCCTCGCGTTTGGTTACGAAAAGGCGAAGATGCATTTGTAGAACGTCTTAAAAAAGCGTTTGAAGACCTCAATAACGTAAACACCTTATAA
- a CDS encoding BamA/TamA family outer membrane protein, with translation MKNNVLRLLIITMICTNYSCDVMKRVKKDEHLLVSNTVLVNEKKTTSETIDNLQYQKPNGTLLGIPLRVHIYNLARPNIDSILNNKYRNPENPKTGLKKLLSIKQYEALIRSKKSVNTWLKKTGEAPAIYNEARAEKTALALKKYYFSKGWFEVETSFETEKDSSQKAKVTYNVTTGDPFILDSIRATIKTPVIDSIYRSQLKNGSLIKKGQQYDEENYANERDRLTTQLRNSGFYYFGQDYITFDIDTVRTNKKINTDLIIANRAIRNEDSVARVPFKVYKIKDVNIFTDFKNEYRDSTITDSVTFKGYNLYSFNKLKYRPKAITDAVFINKNDVFKDIDRTRTYRYLSELQAFRYPRIDYIPNEQDSTLTANVYLIPKKKFELTTSFEISQSNIQTVGFAFNTGLLIRNIFRGAETLEISGLGSIGSSRDASNTNDQFFDITEVGGNIRLNIPRFFLPFNTEKIIPKYMSPSTRINLSATSQRNIGLDKQAFTGAVNYNWYPTKKVTNNFDLFNVQFVKNLNIGNYFGVYQNSFDRLNIIAQNIGFIGQNEVLRDPVTEGGSYAPADQFINDVVNGNTALTSADEDFITVNNIKQRKDRLTEDNLIFSSSFNYIKNRRENLLDKNFSLVRFRIEFAGNLLSNLSNVLNLNKNQDGRYEVFGVPFSQYIKTEIDYVKHWDLGRKNEFAIRSYFGIAIPYGNSENIPFAKSFFAGGPNDIRAWTAYNLGPGSSLSTNEFNEANMKITLSAEQRFNLLGRFNGAVFVDAGNIWNVFDNVEDEAATFDGFSSLKDIAVGSGFGIRYDFSFFVLRGDIGFKTYDPSRPLGNRWFKDYNFNNAVYNIGVNYPF, from the coding sequence TTGAAAAATAACGTTTTAAGATTGTTGATCATTACCATGATATGCACGAACTACTCCTGCGATGTCATGAAACGCGTTAAAAAAGATGAGCATTTATTGGTGAGCAATACTGTTTTGGTCAATGAGAAAAAAACAACTTCTGAAACTATTGACAACCTACAATACCAAAAACCAAACGGGACACTTTTGGGAATACCTCTTAGAGTTCACATCTATAATTTAGCGAGACCAAATATAGATTCAATTTTAAACAATAAATACCGTAATCCTGAAAATCCTAAAACAGGATTAAAAAAATTATTATCTATTAAACAATATGAGGCCTTAATACGGTCTAAGAAAAGCGTTAATACTTGGCTCAAAAAAACTGGCGAAGCACCAGCGATTTACAATGAAGCCAGAGCTGAAAAAACAGCACTAGCTCTCAAAAAATACTATTTTAGTAAAGGCTGGTTTGAAGTAGAAACTTCTTTTGAAACCGAAAAGGATAGCTCCCAAAAGGCGAAAGTCACGTATAATGTTACCACTGGAGATCCTTTTATCTTAGACTCTATTCGAGCAACCATCAAAACACCTGTTATTGATTCTATATATCGTTCTCAATTAAAAAACGGTTCTCTAATCAAGAAAGGACAACAATATGACGAGGAGAACTATGCTAACGAGCGCGACAGACTTACTACGCAATTAAGAAACTCTGGGTTTTATTATTTTGGACAAGATTATATAACGTTCGATATTGATACCGTTCGTACCAATAAAAAAATAAATACTGATTTGATTATCGCCAATAGAGCGATTAGAAATGAAGATTCTGTTGCTCGTGTTCCTTTTAAGGTTTACAAAATCAAGGATGTCAATATTTTTACAGATTTCAAAAATGAATATCGGGATTCTACCATTACCGATTCTGTGACCTTTAAAGGTTATAACCTTTATAGTTTTAACAAATTAAAATACAGACCAAAAGCCATAACAGACGCAGTATTCATCAATAAAAATGATGTATTTAAAGATATTGACAGAACCAGAACCTATCGCTATTTAAGCGAACTACAAGCCTTTAGATATCCAAGAATTGACTATATCCCAAATGAGCAAGATTCAACATTAACCGCAAATGTGTATCTCATTCCGAAGAAAAAATTTGAACTCACCACTAGCTTTGAAATTTCACAAAGTAACATTCAAACGGTTGGTTTTGCATTCAATACAGGGTTGTTGATAAGAAACATTTTTAGAGGTGCAGAGACCTTAGAAATTTCTGGACTTGGTTCTATTGGGTCTTCCAGAGACGCCTCGAATACTAATGATCAATTTTTTGATATTACTGAAGTTGGCGGAAACATAAGATTAAATATCCCTAGATTTTTTCTCCCTTTCAATACGGAAAAAATAATACCCAAATACATGTCACCTAGCACAAGAATCAACCTTAGCGCGACAAGTCAAAGAAATATTGGTCTTGATAAACAAGCATTTACGGGTGCAGTGAACTACAATTGGTATCCTACAAAAAAAGTAACCAATAATTTTGATTTATTTAATGTACAGTTTGTAAAAAACCTCAATATTGGCAACTATTTTGGAGTGTATCAAAATTCGTTTGACAGGTTAAATATTATAGCTCAAAACATAGGGTTTATTGGCCAAAATGAAGTTTTAAGAGACCCAGTAACAGAAGGTGGGTCTTACGCTCCAGCAGATCAATTTATAAATGATGTCGTAAATGGCAACACCGCACTCACCAGTGCAGACGAAGATTTTATAACGGTTAATAATATAAAACAAAGAAAAGACCGACTTACAGAAGACAACCTTATTTTCTCATCCAGTTTTAACTACATAAAAAACAGAAGAGAAAATCTATTGGATAAAAACTTCTCGCTTGTAAGGTTCAGAATAGAGTTTGCAGGAAACCTCCTTTCTAACCTATCCAACGTTTTAAATCTAAACAAGAACCAAGACGGTAGGTACGAAGTGTTTGGTGTCCCTTTTTCCCAGTATATCAAAACAGAAATTGATTACGTAAAACATTGGGATCTAGGCAGAAAAAATGAATTTGCAATACGCAGTTATTTTGGAATTGCCATTCCTTATGGTAATTCAGAAAACATCCCGTTTGCAAAGAGTTTTTTTGCGGGTGGACCTAATGATATTAGAGCTTGGACCGCATACAATTTAGGTCCGGGAAGCTCATTATCCACCAATGAGTTTAACGAAGCCAATATGAAAATAACCTTAAGTGCAGAGCAACGCTTTAATTTACTTGGTCGATTTAATGGAGCTGTTTTTGTAGACGCAGGCAATATTTGGAATGTTTTCGATAACGTAGAAGATGAAGCTGCCACCTTTGATGGTTTCTCGTCCTTAAAGGATATTGCAGTTGGCTCTGGTTTTGGTATTCGTTATGACTTTAGTTTTTTTGTACTTAGAGGAGATATTGGTTTCAAAACTTATGACCCTTCAAGACCGCTTGGCAATAGATGGTTCAAAGACTATAATTTCAATAACGCAGTTTATAATATTGGAGTAAACTACCCTTTTTAA
- a CDS encoding pyridoxal phosphate-dependent aminotransferase, whose translation MTQLSDRVLNMATSATLAMAAKTRELKAEGKDIIGLSLGEPDFNTPDYIKEAAIQAINDNYNSYSPVDGYVDLKDAIITKFKRDNHLTYTHAQIVVSTGAKQSLANIAAVLLNKGDEVILPCPYWVSYSDIVKLNEGVPVEVKTSIENDFKLTPKQLEAAITPKTKMIWYSSPCNPSGSVYSESELRALADVLQNHPDIIVVSDEIYEHINFIGGHASMAQFDDMFDRTVTVNGVSKAFAMTGWRIGYIGAPEKIARASTKMQGQITSGANCIAQRAVITALNESPSRVQFMIDEFKVRRELILGLLNEIEGFKTNVPEGAFYVFPNISFFFGKTLKGKKIENATDFSLYILEHANVATVTGVAFGNPDCIRISYAASQEQIIEAIKRIKEAVS comes from the coding sequence ATGACACAACTTTCAGATAGAGTTCTTAATATGGCAACTTCTGCCACATTAGCAATGGCAGCAAAAACCAGAGAACTAAAAGCAGAAGGCAAAGATATAATTGGCTTAAGTCTTGGAGAGCCAGATTTTAATACACCAGACTATATTAAAGAGGCAGCAATTCAAGCTATCAATGATAATTATAACTCTTATTCTCCTGTAGATGGTTATGTAGATTTAAAAGATGCCATTATCACTAAATTCAAAAGAGATAACCATCTTACTTATACCCATGCACAAATTGTAGTGTCTACAGGTGCAAAACAGTCGCTGGCCAATATTGCAGCAGTTTTGTTAAACAAAGGCGATGAAGTTATTTTACCATGTCCTTACTGGGTAAGTTACAGTGATATTGTTAAACTTAATGAAGGTGTTCCTGTTGAAGTGAAGACTTCCATTGAGAACGACTTTAAGCTTACACCCAAACAATTAGAAGCTGCAATTACTCCAAAAACTAAAATGATTTGGTACAGTTCTCCATGCAATCCCAGTGGATCTGTTTATAGTGAATCAGAATTGAGAGCACTTGCAGATGTATTGCAAAACCATCCAGATATCATAGTCGTTTCAGATGAAATATATGAGCACATCAACTTTATTGGTGGTCATGCAAGTATGGCACAATTTGATGATATGTTTGATAGAACTGTTACCGTAAATGGTGTTTCAAAAGCATTCGCCATGACGGGCTGGAGAATTGGATATATTGGTGCTCCAGAAAAAATAGCAAGAGCTTCCACTAAAATGCAAGGTCAAATCACTAGTGGTGCAAATTGTATAGCACAACGTGCTGTAATAACCGCATTGAATGAATCTCCAAGTCGTGTTCAATTTATGATTGACGAGTTTAAAGTAAGACGAGAGTTAATTTTAGGGCTATTAAACGAAATCGAAGGCTTTAAAACAAACGTTCCAGAAGGTGCATTTTATGTGTTCCCAAATATTTCTTTTTTCTTCGGAAAAACCTTAAAAGGAAAAAAAATTGAGAACGCAACAGACTTTTCTCTTTACATTTTAGAACATGCAAATGTTGCTACAGTGACAGGAGTCGCTTTTGGAAATCCAGATTGTATTCGTATATCTTACGCTGCGTCACAAGAGCAGATTATTGAAGCTATAAAAAGAATCAAGGAAGCGGTTAGTTAA
- the ubiE gene encoding bifunctional demethylmenaquinone methyltransferase/2-methoxy-6-polyprenyl-1,4-benzoquinol methylase UbiE, protein MSSKVTPYKDSELNKKQQVTQMFDNISKEYDGLNRVISFGIDIKWRNKVVDIVSKTNPERILDIATGTGDLAISLAKTNAKEIIGLDISDGMLEVGRTKIKNKNLDNLINMVVGDSENLPFEDNSFDAITVAFGVRNFETLEKGLAEILRVLKPNGIFVILETSVPTKTPFKQGYKFYTKYVMSNIGKLFSKDQSAYTYLSESASVFPYGEVLNNILRKIGFINVQDKPQTLGVATIYTATKA, encoded by the coding sequence ATGTCCTCAAAAGTTACTCCATACAAGGATAGTGAGCTTAACAAAAAGCAACAAGTCACTCAAATGTTTGATAATATATCAAAAGAATATGATGGTTTAAATCGTGTTATTTCTTTTGGCATAGACATTAAATGGCGCAATAAAGTGGTCGATATTGTTTCAAAAACAAATCCTGAGCGCATTTTGGACATCGCAACTGGTACTGGTGACCTTGCCATAAGTTTAGCCAAAACGAATGCTAAGGAAATTATAGGTTTGGATATTAGCGATGGCATGTTAGAGGTTGGTCGTACAAAAATTAAGAATAAAAATTTAGACAATCTTATTAATATGGTTGTTGGTGATTCTGAAAATCTCCCTTTTGAAGATAACAGCTTTGATGCCATTACCGTTGCGTTTGGTGTTAGAAATTTCGAAACTCTAGAAAAAGGACTGGCAGAAATACTGAGAGTATTAAAACCAAACGGGATTTTCGTCATATTAGAAACTTCTGTTCCTACAAAAACACCATTTAAACAAGGCTATAAGTTTTATACCAAATACGTAATGTCTAACATAGGCAAATTGTTTTCTAAAGACCAATCGGCTTACACCTATTTGAGTGAATCTGCATCAGTTTTTCCATATGGTGAGGTTTTAAACAATATTTTACGTAAAATTGGGTTTATTAACGTGCAAGACAAACCGCAAACTTTAGGTGTTGCCACAATTTATACCGCAACAAAAGCCTAA